The genomic interval AAAGCGGGTTTACTTTGCCCCTTCCGGTCCCTGAATGTCCTTGGGGTATTAACAAGAGTGGTACAACCTTTAGCAGTGAGGGCTCAGTGCTAAAAGGATTTTGCTGAACCCAGACATGTTCTACGAGTTCATTCAACTGCCGAAGTAAATTCTAGCCTGCCGAAGCTCATGCCACTATAGACTTGTCAAGTCTTGAAAGTGTCATAAAACTCTCTGTTGCTTCTGGATGATATTTAGTTGTCCACTTTAATATCTGCATTACATGATGCTCTGCTTTGATGTATAGGAATCAAATGTGGCACTTACCCACACTTGGTTAGCATTTGATTTTGTGGAGTGATTATCCTCCCTGACTTTGACTGCTTTCTAATGAAGGGAGTGAAAAATGACCCCTCTTTGGATTTTTTCTCCAGGGAGTTACTTGCAGCAACCTCCAACTCAAGCCCGGCCAGCGTGTTGCTGTGAAAGGTGACGTTCAACAAGGAGCCAAGTCGTAAGTTGGGTCTTGTGGGGGAGACTTtcttgtagaccaggggtgccaaactcatttcgaACAGagagccgaagttagcattcatgctgcctgccgagggccagaactgacatcattaagcagaacatgacgtcattaagcagttgatggccagaaaaaagcactttttttctcacacagaaactcattagctgcaaatgacagaagagaaaatgtgcaaaactttttcatattttcaagatatgaaagagcccaattatcatgctgggaaaacTCACTTGTaatgggggccagagaaattgcttctggtggGCTACAttcggcctgtgggccttatgtttgacacccctgttgtagaccaTCTATACAACCAACCTTAGTTTTATACCTAAGCAATCATAACATTTTCTCAAAGAATCCGAGAAACCGTTTGGTAGATGAGGATTCTGTGGGAGGGTCGTAGCCCTTCCTGGGGTCAaggatccctggagaaagggaattgCTACCTACCAAACCATGATAAAATAACCTCCATCCTGTAATACCAAGAGGTTAAGAGAGCCTCCCATCAAGTTATAGTACTGAAACTCCATTTCTATTGTCTTCCCCCTCTTGCCTTTGAGTGAGAAAAACAGTTGTCTTGGAGAGGCCAATGACCACCCGCAGCATTTTCCAGTGAGTCATCCAAGAGTAGATCAGCTGACCTCCCCTCCTCCATCTCTATTGCTGTGCTCCTCTTGCCAAGAGACTAAACAGAACCAGCTGTTAAAGGCTGCAGAGCCACTTCCTCCCCTCCGTCTCCTCTTACATTGTCTTTCTCCTCTGCTCAGTACTATTTCAGCCTCACCCACTAAGCCCACTTAGTGCTGCACCAGGAAGATGGCACGCAATGACAGAAATGGCATTTGTGCTCTTTCCCTTTGGGGCAGTTTCCACTTTAGATTCCTTTCCCTGCCCTAGACTTAGAATGTCTGGCTTTGTGAGGCAACCTGTGCAGTCTGACTCACGTtagaaatgggatgctggaccCTTTGGCCCGCAGTGCTCATGTGTTCTTAAAAAGGCCTGGTATGCCATGCTCCTTCTGCAACATGCTGTCTAATGGCCCAGAAGCTCATTTCTAGGAAGAATCTGCATTTTGGAGGCTCGCCCTGAGAGGCGCCAGTTTGCAATAAGCCCCCAGTGCAGATAGCTGGCGGGGCTTGGCGTAATATAAAGGCAGGAGGAGCCCCTGAGGGGGAACAAGTTTGTAGGGAGGCAGCAGATGGGAGGGAACAGCAATTGGCTGTGCAAAGAACCAGCCCAGTCAAAGACTATTCTGCTGGCTAAGACATTCTTCTGCCAGAAACCAGTAGCATGGAGGCAGTTCCCCACTCCTTTGAGTCTGCTACACCAGTGCAATATTAGCAGCACACTCTAGCTACTAGAGGTTGCTGAAGGGCTTCCAAAACGGTGTTACTTAATTCACATTGCCTGAACAATAAACTTTGGAAAGAAATAAGGAAAGAGTTTCTGTGGATGATGAAACACTGTGAAATTCTGGCCATACAAAACTACAGTGAAAGATCCATGCTCAGACAGCAGGGGCCTCTTGGCCCAGGAGAAGGAATTTGGATCCTTCACTGGGAACAGTCTCATGAGGCTCAACGTGCCTAAACGCTTCCCCTTCTTGCTGATAACATCAAAGGCGCTTCCAGGCCCTTCACATCCAAAACTGCCTTGGCTCACATCCACATGATGGAGCCTTGAGGTAGGGAGGATCTTTCCAAGAGGTAGAAGAGGCTTGTTTTATTCAGTGGGAGACAACTGAGCTCCTCTGGGAAAGATCCATGCTGAGGAGTGTTTTACTGTTGCTTTTCACTTGCTTCAGGCATAGAAAGAGGCAGTTCTTGTAAACTGCCGTGCTGGGTTATGTGCAGCCTGCCACTTGAAAAAGGAGCCCTTGAAAGAGGACAAATGCTGTGTTTTTATACACATGTTGTACTGTCACGATGTATGCTTAGTGGATCTGAAGGATGCACAAATCTCCTTCACCTTGTATGCAATGAGAAACATAGTAAGGATCTGGAGCCAACTGCAGCTCCCTGTCATGTGTTTCTGCAGCATACAGGAGGTTAAGAAAAGACATAGTGTGGAACTGAATTGTACATCCattcagcagtgctggaaagttggacaggttggggcccttacttctgagtagacatgcttaggactgtgctgtcaattTCTCACATGGAGGAACAAAGTCCCTATAAATGAAAGCCCAAGACTATATATACGTCATTCAGTCAATCCTGCCACAGGATACCCATTTTTACATTGGCCTAGGATCCAAAACTCTTTACATATTAAACCTTTTGTACTGAAGTCAGAATCCCTGCTCCTTACAAACTGTAAAACTTCAAAAAGGGGTTGTACTTGAGCTAACCAGATGGCAGATATTCAAGGGTGTATATTTAGTGTTCTTTTAAATCCATGGTGGCTGAGAGCCTGATGATGATCTCCTGTCTGTCTCAGTTTTGTCATTAATCTGGGCAAAAACAAGGATGACCTGCTACTGCACTTCAACGCACGGTTTGATATTCATGGGGATGTGAGGACCATTGTGTGCAACTCCAAGAACAAAGGGCAATGGGGAAAAGAACACAGGGAGTCCAACTTTCCCTTCCAGGAAGGCTCCCCAACTGAGGTGAGACATAAAGACTTGACTGTGTGTGAATGAATAGGTTCTCCTCAAGACCAGGTCAGGAAGCAGCAAGAGGTTCACAGTTTGAACGGGTGCAGGGGATGCAGCTGGTGACGAGACTGGAGCCAAAACTCACGTGTCTCACCAGTTCTGGATAGGCAACAACATGTCCTTTATTTTCCTAGTTGGGTCTCTTGTGTCCTTTATTCGGCATGTACAACTTTCCCAGCATGCACTTATCACAGGCAGTTGCAGCTGCTGAAGTTGCAGCCACTGGTCACCATGCAGTAAGTGAAAGGACACAAAGGAGAcctatggtaaaaaaaaaaaaaaccaccattaAACTTAAcctctttgatttttctctgtcatgCAGTTGTTACAGATataggaactttttaaaaaaaaaaactggtagccCTAGGACAGGCATATTTTGCACTGGCTTCCAAACTGACTGATATCCAGCTGAGTCTTTATTATTGGCTTAAGAAAGAATTGAAATATTAAGGTTCCTCATTGTTTGGGCTCCCAGTCACCAAAAAGACTACCTGCACCCACATTCAGCTATCTGAACCTTGCAGTCTTTCTTTGAGGCCCTTCTCTGGTTGCCCCTGCCTTCTGAGGTTGAGTGAGTGATGACCAGGgaaagggccttcttggtggtggtgccccatTTGCAGAATGCTGGTGGAGAATCTTGCTTCAGCACTTATGAAGACCTATTCATTCACCCAGGCTTTTCACAGTGTTGTTGGCTAGCTTGACTTTAGCTACTTTAGTTCTTGTTTAGTTCTTgttttctctgctgctgctttgagTACTATACCACTGCTTTGAGAAATGTGGGTGCCTGGCCTACAGTCCCAGGCTTAAAGATGTACTGGAAAATGGAAGGGTGGGgtaatacatgtattattatttaaCATAACTCATGAATGAAGATTCTGATGCTGAACCCTTTTCCCCCACAGGTGGCTTTTGTTCATGACAAAAAGGAAACAACCATTACATTGCCTGGCAACATAACGTTCAAGGTTCCCAACGAGACTGGCTTTGAAGGCATTGACTTCGTCTGCACAGATGGCGACATAGCATTCAAAGGCCTCACACTTGCTTAACTGTCTCTTCTAGTTTGCCCCGATTACCTCTCCTGCTTAACAAGGCACAACAATAAAAACGGCTGCATTCCGGCCTTAACTTGATGTGTTGTCTTTGGGTC from Tiliqua scincoides isolate rTilSci1 chromosome 7, rTilSci1.hap2, whole genome shotgun sequence carries:
- the LGALS1 gene encoding galectin-1 — translated: MSGVTCSNLQLKPGQRVAVKGDVQQGAKSFVINLGKNKDDLLLHFNARFDIHGDVRTIVCNSKNKGQWGKEHRESNFPFQEGSPTEVAFVHDKKETTITLPGNITFKVPNETGFEGIDFVCTDGDIAFKGLTLA